From a region of the Qipengyuania spongiae genome:
- a CDS encoding putative bifunctional diguanylate cyclase/phosphodiesterase, whose translation MILQSPSRLGLSNNPGSSLLRVLVAVAIVIAASVLAAVGALRPIENGLQDLGFAMRSTEASGQVAVVEMDAASLAAIRQWPWDRTHYARVVDRLDRAGARTIAFDVDFSARSNPADDARFARSLEKASANIVLPVFGQQASAADQRQLDALPIPLLREHVLLGSVSVQPDPTGIVRDMPIGTFNSDAPRPSLSAQLAQRSGVADQPFPIDFAIDPGSLPRHSFIAVERGEFDAGAFAGKDVVIGATAIEMGDRYAVPRHGILPGLIVQALAAETLLDGIPNRVGWPVLLLPAFGLVWLILGARHRRQIVLRTGGAVVVTLTVLHFGAILANQIFAVAPSVLVILASAIVRWAALVHADFEQTRMIDPETGMPNRRAFEKEIVNGSHTRVIAAMIDGFETIRMVVEDSEIGSLFGRIEDRLCAAGCGERIYRVDDRVVAWTTALEPFEIEGQLQGLAAVMRHPLEITGRRIDARLAFGIADGREISDAAHAASQALRSGSCFAYHEHAEKLVLDQQLSLMGELDEGIRRGELEVLYQPKLDLRSDRITSAEALIRWNHPTRGYLRPDIFIPLAEEADRIDDLTLFVLRRAIEDLDTWCSAGHVMKVAVNVSAVLISSPAFAVRLEHILREEGVPRERVTLEITESAAIIDFEAARSALEAIRALGVSISMDDYGTGQSTLTYLKGLPLSELKIDRSFVQYAHRDQGDALLVSSTVELAHQMGLEVVAEGIEDADCLAFLRSIGCDFAQGYHIAKPMSAEDLLELVRISPPLSSRKAA comes from the coding sequence GTGATTCTTCAATCACCGTCCCGCCTCGGCCTTTCGAACAATCCGGGGTCGTCCCTACTGCGCGTGCTGGTTGCCGTGGCGATCGTCATCGCAGCCAGTGTTCTGGCAGCGGTCGGAGCGCTGCGGCCGATCGAGAACGGTTTGCAGGACTTGGGTTTCGCGATGCGCTCTACCGAGGCGAGCGGTCAGGTCGCGGTGGTCGAGATGGACGCAGCGAGCCTCGCCGCGATCCGCCAGTGGCCCTGGGATCGTACCCATTATGCCCGGGTGGTCGATCGTCTCGATCGCGCCGGCGCCCGCACCATCGCATTCGATGTCGATTTCTCCGCACGCTCGAACCCCGCGGATGATGCGCGCTTTGCTCGGTCGCTCGAGAAGGCCTCGGCCAATATCGTGCTTCCGGTATTCGGCCAGCAGGCCAGCGCCGCGGACCAGCGCCAGCTCGATGCGCTTCCGATCCCTCTGCTGCGCGAGCACGTGTTGCTGGGATCGGTCTCCGTGCAACCCGATCCGACCGGCATCGTGCGCGACATGCCCATCGGGACCTTCAATTCCGACGCACCCCGGCCGTCCTTGTCGGCCCAGCTAGCCCAACGCTCCGGCGTTGCGGATCAACCTTTCCCAATTGATTTCGCAATCGACCCCGGCAGTCTGCCGCGCCACAGCTTCATCGCTGTCGAGCGCGGCGAATTCGATGCGGGGGCCTTCGCGGGCAAAGACGTTGTGATCGGCGCCACCGCAATCGAGATGGGCGATCGCTACGCCGTTCCGAGACATGGAATCCTGCCAGGACTGATCGTGCAGGCACTTGCCGCGGAAACATTGCTGGATGGAATACCCAACCGCGTCGGCTGGCCTGTTCTCCTGTTGCCTGCTTTCGGCCTGGTTTGGTTGATCCTTGGAGCCCGGCATCGCCGCCAAATTGTCTTGCGAACGGGGGGCGCCGTCGTCGTTACCCTGACGGTTCTTCATTTCGGCGCAATCCTCGCCAATCAGATTTTCGCCGTTGCGCCGTCTGTCCTGGTGATATTGGCCTCCGCCATTGTTCGATGGGCAGCACTCGTTCACGCCGATTTCGAACAGACGCGAATGATCGATCCCGAGACCGGAATGCCGAACCGCCGCGCATTCGAGAAAGAAATCGTGAACGGTTCGCACACCCGCGTCATCGCAGCCATGATCGATGGATTCGAGACGATCCGAATGGTCGTCGAAGACAGCGAGATCGGCAGCCTGTTCGGCCGGATCGAAGACCGACTTTGCGCGGCCGGTTGTGGAGAGCGGATTTACAGAGTCGATGATCGCGTCGTTGCCTGGACCACGGCGCTCGAACCCTTCGAGATCGAGGGGCAGTTGCAGGGGCTGGCCGCGGTCATGCGGCATCCGCTCGAGATCACGGGGCGCCGCATCGATGCCAGGCTGGCATTCGGCATCGCAGATGGGCGCGAGATCAGCGACGCCGCGCATGCCGCCAGCCAGGCGCTGCGAAGCGGAAGCTGCTTCGCCTATCACGAACACGCCGAAAAGCTCGTTCTCGATCAGCAACTGTCCCTGATGGGCGAACTGGATGAGGGCATTCGCCGAGGCGAACTCGAGGTTCTCTACCAGCCGAAGCTGGATTTGCGGTCCGACCGGATTACCAGCGCCGAAGCTCTGATCCGATGGAATCATCCGACGCGCGGCTATCTTCGACCGGATATCTTCATCCCATTGGCAGAAGAGGCTGATCGCATCGACGATCTCACCCTCTTCGTCCTTCGCCGAGCGATCGAGGACCTCGATACCTGGTGTTCCGCCGGACACGTGATGAAGGTAGCTGTCAACGTTTCCGCGGTCCTGATTTCCTCGCCCGCTTTTGCAGTACGCCTAGAGCATATCCTTCGCGAAGAAGGCGTGCCGCGCGAGAGAGTGACGCTCGAGATCACCGAGTCTGCGGCAATCATCGATTTCGAAGCAGCAAGGTCGGCGCTTGAAGCCATTCGCGCTCTCGGGGTTTCGATCTCGATGGACGACTACGGCACGGGCCAGTCGACCCTGACCTATCTGAAGGGCCTCCCCCTTAGCGAACTCAAGATTGATCGCAGCTTCGTCCAGTATGCTCACCGGGATCAGGGCGACGCCTTACTTGTCAGCTCGACCGTCGAGCTTGCACATCAGATGGGTCTCGAGGTCGTTGCGGAGGGGATCGAAGACGCCGACTGTCTGGCATTCCTGCGCTCGATCGGCTGCGATTTTGCGCAAGGTTATCACATCGCCAAGCCGATGAGCGCAGAGGATCTGCTCGAACTGGTTCGAATTTCGCCGCCGTTATCATCGCGCAAAGCAGCTTGA
- a CDS encoding M24 family metallopeptidase, with protein MNLTVSRRTFLGTSLAIPAFAYAPILRAAQSDLSQLSDMTGSAKPITSAERIERIVRAQALMEANDISAVVIEPGASLTYFTGIEWGRSERVTGAVLPREGEPLIVTPFFEEPSVRETLDVPAELRVWQEDESPLTLIADWLRERQLASGQLGIEETARYFVADGLAARLPQMRTVSADPVVRTLRMHKSTSEIALMQIATDVTMAAYRWIWPRVEAGMTGPQVSALMNAATRALGGTPQFSLALVGEASAYPHGSRKVHTIADGEVLLMDCGCAVHGYESDVSRTFSYGSIRSEVARVWETVARGQRIVFEEAQIGTPAGRVDDAVRAFYESKGYGPGYALPGLPHRTGHGIGMDGHEPINFVRGEETPLAPGMCFSDEPGIYLPGQFGVRLEDCIYITESGPNWFSEPAASIENPI; from the coding sequence ATGAACCTTACCGTATCCCGCCGCACCTTTCTTGGCACCTCTCTCGCCATTCCGGCATTCGCTTACGCGCCGATCCTTCGCGCCGCGCAGTCCGATCTATCGCAGCTGTCGGACATGACCGGTTCAGCGAAGCCGATCACTTCGGCGGAGCGGATTGAACGGATCGTCCGTGCGCAGGCGCTGATGGAAGCAAATGATATTTCCGCGGTGGTGATCGAACCGGGAGCCTCGCTGACCTATTTCACTGGCATCGAATGGGGCCGCAGTGAGCGCGTGACCGGCGCTGTCCTGCCTCGCGAAGGCGAGCCGTTAATCGTGACGCCCTTCTTCGAAGAACCCTCCGTACGCGAGACGCTGGACGTTCCAGCCGAACTGCGCGTCTGGCAGGAAGACGAAAGCCCGCTGACGCTGATCGCCGACTGGCTGCGTGAGCGGCAGCTTGCCAGCGGACAGCTGGGTATCGAGGAGACTGCGCGCTATTTCGTGGCCGATGGTCTCGCGGCTCGCCTACCGCAGATGCGGACGGTGTCCGCCGATCCGGTGGTGCGCACACTCCGGATGCACAAGAGCACGTCGGAGATTGCTCTGATGCAGATTGCGACCGATGTGACCATGGCGGCTTATCGCTGGATTTGGCCGCGTGTGGAAGCGGGTATGACGGGACCTCAGGTTTCAGCTCTGATGAACGCAGCCACACGTGCGCTAGGGGGCACGCCGCAATTCTCTCTCGCCCTGGTAGGAGAGGCGTCCGCCTATCCCCACGGATCGCGAAAGGTTCATACGATCGCCGACGGCGAAGTCCTGTTGATGGACTGCGGATGCGCGGTTCACGGTTATGAAAGCGATGTCTCGCGCACCTTTTCCTACGGATCGATCCGGTCGGAAGTGGCGCGCGTTTGGGAGACCGTCGCGCGCGGACAGCGTATCGTTTTCGAAGAGGCGCAGATTGGCACGCCCGCAGGCCGGGTGGACGATGCAGTGCGCGCCTTTTACGAAAGCAAAGGTTATGGCCCCGGCTATGCTCTACCCGGCCTCCCCCACCGCACCGGTCACGGCATCGGCATGGATGGGCACGAACCGATCAATTTCGTGCGCGGGGAGGAGACGCCGCTGGCTCCTGGCATGTGCTTCTCGGACGAGCCAGGCATTTACTTACCGGGCCAGTTCGGTGTCAGGCTCGAGGACTGCATCTATATAACCGAGAGCGGTCCCAACTGGTTCAGCGAGCCGGCCGCATCGATCGAAAATCCGATTTGA
- a CDS encoding 3-methyl-2-oxobutanoate dehydrogenase (2-methylpropanoyl-transferring) subunit alpha yields the protein MAEKAQTNPPAPGDNRPSLSLHVPEPKFRPGDAADFSHIDIGEAGKQPRPDETCDPSEMRDLAYGLIRVLGDDNRAHGPWDPKLDAETLRNMLRHFATVRAFDERMFRGQRQGKTSFYMKCTGEEATSIATSMALASDDMVFPSYRQQGVLIVRGYPMIEMINQIYSNKGDKLKGRQLPIMYSSREHSFFTISGNLATQTPQAVGWAMASAIKGDSRIAATWVGEGSTAEGDFHSACTFATVYNAPVILNVINNQWAISSFSGFAGAERTTFAARALGYGLAGLRVDGNDPLACYAAEQWAANRARANAGPTLIEFFTYRAEGHSTSDDPSGYRSATEREEWPLGDPVNRLKNHLIELGEWDEDRQAAMDLEAAETVKKTTKEAEANGILGHGLHHPFRTMFEDVFEELPWHLKEQAEQAVHERKTKFPNGLPNEGKGA from the coding sequence ATGGCCGAAAAGGCCCAGACCAATCCGCCCGCACCCGGCGACAATCGTCCGAGCTTGTCGCTCCACGTTCCGGAGCCCAAGTTCCGGCCCGGCGACGCGGCCGATTTCTCGCATATCGACATCGGCGAGGCCGGCAAGCAGCCGCGCCCGGACGAGACCTGCGATCCGTCGGAAATGCGCGATCTCGCCTATGGCTTGATCCGCGTTCTGGGCGACGACAATCGCGCGCACGGACCCTGGGATCCCAAGCTCGACGCCGAAACACTGCGCAACATGCTCCGGCATTTCGCCACCGTCCGCGCTTTCGACGAGCGGATGTTTCGCGGTCAGCGGCAGGGCAAGACCAGCTTCTACATGAAGTGCACCGGGGAAGAGGCGACCAGCATCGCCACCTCCATGGCGCTGGCCAGCGACGACATGGTCTTCCCCAGTTATCGCCAGCAGGGCGTGCTGATCGTGCGTGGCTATCCGATGATCGAGATGATCAATCAGATTTACTCGAACAAGGGCGACAAGCTGAAGGGTCGCCAGCTGCCGATCATGTATTCGAGCCGCGAGCACAGCTTTTTCACCATCAGCGGCAATCTCGCCACGCAGACGCCGCAAGCGGTGGGCTGGGCGATGGCGAGCGCGATCAAGGGCGACAGCCGGATCGCGGCGACCTGGGTGGGCGAAGGCAGTACGGCCGAAGGCGACTTTCATTCGGCATGCACTTTTGCGACGGTGTATAATGCACCGGTTATCCTCAATGTTATCAACAACCAGTGGGCGATTTCCAGCTTCAGCGGTTTTGCCGGCGCGGAGCGGACGACCTTTGCCGCACGGGCGCTCGGCTACGGCCTTGCGGGTCTGAGAGTGGACGGCAACGATCCGCTGGCGTGCTATGCAGCCGAGCAGTGGGCGGCCAATCGCGCCCGCGCCAATGCCGGGCCGACACTGATCGAATTCTTCACCTATCGGGCGGAAGGCCATTCGACCTCAGATGACCCCAGCGGCTATCGCAGCGCGACCGAGCGCGAGGAATGGCCGCTTGGCGATCCGGTCAACCGGTTGAAGAACCACCTGATCGAGCTGGGCGAATGGGACGAGGATCGCCAGGCGGCGATGGATCTCGAAGCGGCGGAAACGGTCAAGAAGACGACCAAGGAGGCCGAGGCCAACGGCATCCTCGGCCACGGTCTGCACCATCCGTTCCGCACCATGTTCGAGGATGTGTTCGAAGAGCTGCCCTGGCACCTCAAGGAACAGGCCGAGCAGGCGGTCCACGAACGCAAAACCAAGTTTCCCAACGGGCTTCCCAACGAGGGGAAGGGCGCATGA
- a CDS encoding IS110 family transposase yields MGEVVTIGLDIAKSVFQVHGVGAGGEVLIRRRLTRARMLPFFAKLPRCLVGIEACNNSHYWARELTALGHDVKLMPAQYVKPYVKRGKNDAADAEAICEAVTRPTMRFVAVKSPEQQSLMMLHRVRLMLNRQRTQISNAIRAHISEFGVVAPVGRLGVERLLEVVADAGDDRVPEDARLCLQMLAAQLDVVKRQILENDRRVLASARRTELGLRLMEIPGVGPLLASAFVASVADPTVFKTGRDLAAWIGLVPKQNSSGGKERLGSITRAGNRYLRQMLVVGAMAVIRYAQRHGTKRPWLVQLLARRPAKVAAVALANKNARMVWALMTSGERYREPVPMAA; encoded by the coding sequence ATGGGCGAAGTCGTTACGATCGGTCTGGATATCGCGAAGTCGGTGTTCCAGGTGCATGGCGTTGGAGCAGGTGGCGAGGTGCTGATCCGCCGCCGACTGACGCGAGCGAGGATGCTGCCATTCTTCGCGAAGCTGCCGCGGTGTCTCGTCGGCATCGAGGCGTGCAACAACTCGCACTACTGGGCGCGAGAGCTGACCGCACTGGGTCACGATGTGAAGCTGATGCCGGCGCAATACGTGAAGCCCTACGTCAAGCGCGGGAAGAACGACGCTGCCGATGCGGAAGCGATCTGCGAGGCGGTGACCCGGCCGACGATGCGCTTCGTCGCGGTGAAGAGCCCGGAGCAGCAGAGTCTAATGATGCTTCACCGTGTGCGGCTGATGCTGAACCGGCAGCGCACGCAGATCTCGAACGCGATCCGTGCACACATCTCGGAGTTTGGAGTGGTTGCACCCGTCGGTCGGCTCGGTGTCGAACGGCTGCTCGAGGTGGTCGCCGACGCTGGCGACGATCGCGTACCGGAAGATGCACGCCTGTGCCTGCAGATGCTGGCAGCGCAACTCGACGTGGTGAAGCGCCAGATTCTCGAGAATGATCGCCGCGTGCTCGCCAGCGCGCGTCGAACCGAACTCGGGCTCAGGCTGATGGAGATCCCGGGCGTGGGCCCGCTTCTGGCGAGTGCGTTCGTCGCCTCGGTCGCCGATCCAACCGTCTTCAAGACCGGTCGTGACCTGGCCGCCTGGATCGGACTCGTGCCGAAGCAGAACTCCTCAGGTGGTAAGGAGCGGCTCGGCAGCATAACGCGCGCCGGCAACCGTTATCTCAGACAGATGCTGGTCGTCGGGGCGATGGCTGTGATCCGCTATGCCCAGCGCCACGGCACGAAGCGACCGTGGCTCGTGCAGCTGCTCGCGCGGCGCCCGGCCAAGGTTGCCGCGGTAGCGCTCGCGAACAAGAACGCGCGAATGGTTTGGGCGCTGATGACCAGCGGTGAACGCTATCGCGAACCAGTGCCAATGGCGGCATAG
- a CDS encoding ShlB/FhaC/HecB family hemolysin secretion/activation protein, with the protein MNGIVLVAFGATGPCLAQEPLDRTDPTQVEEPETIPEDREQAVDTDDLRVGTPEAIPATGQYDVGAIVLDGLSSLTPADFADILGDFSARSLTAADLGSLTDRIARRARDRGFLFASAMVAPQALSAGVLRVRVDEGIIDEIRVTGDVDRAIISQLEPLRDGRPVTVERLERQLLLADDISGVRIRSPRYEREGDRGILVVEALRSDYSGRAELSNDGSKPIGPLRARIDFDANGLISAFDEVDLTFSTVPTDPSELVFVAGRYAMVVSPHGTEVSLSGSYSATRPGAYLEDRDIFGESKRLSVRIRHPLKRSRAFSLWVDGEFEFRDLRQDRFDLRARHDRISIMRAGLYTRAAMLEGSLRGGLTVSQGLDILDATQTGDPLASRDDASPDFTVLSSWFAWERGLSRSFSVALAGRGQVSTTPLLITEDLGLGGNSFLRGYNFSERSGDYGAMGSVELRYDWDAPLDVVSRAQLYAFADAGAVGNLEGGRGGGSLASGGAGVRVELTRDIDFDLQVGVPLTGPRYDTDDRSPRIIGGLALSL; encoded by the coding sequence TTGAATGGAATTGTCCTGGTCGCCTTCGGCGCGACCGGCCCTTGTCTCGCGCAGGAGCCGCTCGACCGGACCGATCCGACCCAGGTTGAGGAACCGGAGACCATACCCGAGGACCGCGAGCAAGCGGTCGATACCGACGATCTCCGTGTCGGCACGCCAGAAGCCATTCCCGCCACGGGCCAGTACGATGTCGGCGCCATCGTGCTCGATGGCTTGTCCAGCCTCACGCCGGCCGATTTCGCCGATATCCTCGGGGACTTCTCGGCACGCTCTCTTACGGCGGCGGACCTCGGGTCGCTCACCGACAGGATCGCCCGGCGCGCACGGGATCGCGGGTTCCTTTTCGCCAGCGCCATGGTCGCGCCGCAAGCACTCTCGGCCGGAGTTCTTCGGGTCAGGGTCGACGAGGGTATCATCGACGAGATACGCGTGACCGGGGATGTGGATCGTGCGATAATCTCGCAACTCGAGCCTTTACGGGACGGCCGGCCCGTTACCGTCGAAAGGCTCGAGCGGCAGCTTCTCTTGGCCGACGACATCTCCGGCGTTCGCATCCGGTCACCGCGCTACGAGCGCGAGGGAGACCGGGGCATTCTCGTCGTGGAAGCCTTACGCAGCGACTACTCGGGACGCGCCGAACTTTCCAACGATGGCTCGAAACCCATCGGTCCCCTTCGGGCGAGGATTGATTTCGATGCCAACGGGCTGATCTCCGCATTCGACGAAGTAGACCTGACGTTCTCCACCGTTCCGACCGATCCTTCCGAACTGGTCTTCGTGGCAGGGCGCTATGCGATGGTCGTATCGCCGCATGGGACCGAGGTCTCGCTTTCCGGCTCCTATTCGGCGACCCGGCCCGGCGCTTATCTGGAAGATCGCGATATCTTCGGCGAGTCCAAGAGGCTGTCGGTCAGGATCCGGCATCCTCTGAAGCGCTCCCGGGCATTTTCGCTGTGGGTCGACGGCGAGTTCGAATTTCGGGACCTGCGGCAGGACCGGTTCGATCTCCGAGCCCGGCATGACAGGATTTCGATCATGCGAGCGGGGCTTTACACGCGCGCCGCGATGCTGGAGGGATCGCTGAGAGGCGGGCTGACGGTCTCGCAGGGCCTCGACATTCTCGATGCCACCCAAACCGGGGACCCGCTGGCATCGCGCGATGATGCGTCTCCCGATTTCACCGTTCTTTCAAGCTGGTTCGCATGGGAACGGGGTCTGTCGCGATCCTTCAGTGTGGCTCTGGCGGGCCGCGGACAGGTATCGACGACACCGCTGCTCATCACCGAGGATCTGGGTCTTGGCGGCAACAGCTTCCTGCGCGGCTACAATTTCAGCGAACGGAGCGGCGATTACGGAGCCATGGGTTCGGTGGAACTGCGCTACGACTGGGACGCGCCCCTCGATGTTGTCAGCCGTGCCCAGCTTTACGCCTTTGCGGACGCAGGAGCGGTGGGCAATCTGGAAGGCGGCCGGGGCGGGGGCTCATTGGCTTCCGGCGGCGCCGGCGTCCGCGTTGAGCTAACCCGCGACATCGATTTCGATCTTCAGGTCGGTGTTCCATTGACCGGGCCGCGCTACGACACAGACGATCGTTCGCCGCGGATCATCGGGGGGCTGGCCCTCTCGCTTTGA
- a CDS encoding serine hydrolase domain-containing protein, which produces MQTADAKELGFDSDRLQGIDRFLEEAYLATGRLKSVQLLISRDTKPAHYFHSGTLRDDGTEMREDAIFRIASMTKPVTSIAFMHLVERCKVALDDPVSRVLPEFETLGPYAGGGGSVPFLPTQSGKPMRFVDLLTHMSGLTYGFQNRSSVDAAYRKAEIDLARGAVTSDEYIATLTRIPLEFEPGARWNYSVSTDVLGVCVERISGMPLGDYFREHIFAPLGMEDTSFDLDPAKKDRLADAYGYRPGKEPRLIDKASESRLINRAKFHSGGGGLLSTIADYDRFCAMLLNKGAYAGGMIVAPKTMDLMTANHLPGGADLSQMSQSLFSEASNAGTGFGLGFAVVVDPARTLMPASKGEFYWGGAYSTAFFVDPVERITCVFMTQLYPSSTYPIRRQLKTLIYSALTQSHA; this is translated from the coding sequence GTGCAGACGGCGGACGCAAAAGAGCTTGGTTTCGATTCCGACAGGTTGCAGGGGATCGATCGCTTTCTCGAGGAGGCGTATCTGGCGACCGGCCGTCTGAAATCGGTGCAGCTGCTGATCTCGCGCGATACGAAGCCAGCGCATTATTTCCATTCCGGCACGCTGCGTGACGACGGAACCGAGATGCGCGAGGATGCAATATTCCGCATCGCCAGCATGACCAAGCCGGTGACCTCGATCGCCTTCATGCATCTCGTCGAACGCTGCAAGGTCGCCCTCGACGATCCCGTGTCGCGTGTCCTCCCCGAGTTCGAGACACTTGGCCCTTATGCGGGGGGAGGGGGCTCGGTGCCTTTCCTTCCCACCCAGAGCGGCAAGCCGATGCGCTTCGTCGATCTGCTCACGCATATGTCCGGCCTTACCTACGGCTTTCAGAACCGGAGCAGCGTGGACGCCGCCTATCGCAAGGCGGAGATCGACCTCGCGCGCGGAGCGGTGACTTCCGACGAGTATATCGCCACCCTGACACGCATTCCGCTGGAATTCGAACCGGGTGCGCGCTGGAATTATTCGGTGTCGACCGATGTCCTCGGCGTCTGTGTCGAGCGCATTTCGGGAATGCCGCTCGGCGATTATTTTCGCGAGCACATCTTCGCGCCGCTCGGGATGGAGGATACCTCGTTCGATCTCGATCCGGCGAAGAAGGACCGGCTGGCCGACGCCTATGGCTATCGCCCGGGCAAGGAGCCCCGCTTGATCGACAAGGCCTCCGAGTCCCGCCTGATCAATCGAGCAAAGTTCCACTCCGGGGGCGGGGGCCTCCTTTCGACGATCGCCGATTACGATCGCTTTTGCGCCATGCTGCTAAACAAGGGAGCCTATGCGGGCGGCATGATCGTCGCGCCCAAGACGATGGATCTGATGACAGCCAACCATCTGCCGGGCGGGGCCGATCTGTCGCAGATGAGCCAGAGCCTTTTCAGCGAGGCGAGCAATGCGGGCACCGGCTTCGGCCTCGGCTTTGCAGTCGTCGTCGATCCTGCGCGCACCTTGATGCCTGCGAGCAAGGGAGAATTCTACTGGGGTGGGGCTTATTCGACTGCCTTCTTCGTCGATCCGGTGGAAAGGATCACCTGCGTTTTCATGACGCAGCTTTATCCGTCCTCGACCTATCCGATCCGCCGACAGCTCAAGACGCTGATCTATTCGGCACTCACGCAAAGCCATGCCTGA
- the thyA gene encoding thymidylate synthase encodes MAQIWTQGSERVDRTGVGTRSVMGAMLRFDLAGGAMPLITTKRVYWKTATREMLWFLTGETNIRPLVLQGVKIWNEWPHANYVRQTGDAIALEDFVKRIADDENFAERWGDLGPVYGKQWVDWPTYRYRKDGLYERGDGINQIELLIESLKVNPGSRRHIIEGWNVAELDRMALPPCHKTYQYHVDGNRLNCVLYQRSCDVALGLPFNLWSAALLQRMVAQQVDLEPGELVWMGGDTHLYLNHTDLIEEQLAREPQGHPRLEIKRRPPSIFDYRIEDFEVHGYTPHGALKAPVAV; translated from the coding sequence ATGGCCCAAATCTGGACGCAGGGCAGCGAGCGGGTCGATCGCACCGGTGTCGGCACGCGCTCCGTGATGGGCGCCATGCTGCGATTCGACCTTGCCGGCGGGGCGATGCCGCTGATTACCACCAAGCGAGTCTACTGGAAGACGGCGACGCGCGAGATGCTGTGGTTCCTCACCGGCGAGACGAATATCCGCCCGCTCGTGCTTCAGGGCGTGAAAATCTGGAACGAATGGCCGCACGCAAACTATGTCCGCCAAACCGGCGACGCGATCGCGCTGGAAGATTTCGTTAAGCGAATCGCCGACGACGAGAATTTCGCCGAGCGTTGGGGAGATCTCGGTCCGGTGTACGGCAAGCAGTGGGTCGACTGGCCGACCTATCGCTATCGCAAGGACGGGCTCTACGAGCGCGGCGATGGCATCAACCAGATCGAACTGCTGATCGAGTCGCTCAAGGTCAATCCCGGAAGCAGGCGCCACATCATCGAGGGCTGGAACGTGGCCGAACTCGACCGGATGGCTCTGCCGCCCTGCCACAAGACCTACCAGTACCACGTCGACGGCAATCGGCTGAACTGCGTGCTTTACCAACGTAGTTGCGACGTTGCGCTCGGCCTGCCGTTCAACCTTTGGTCGGCGGCGCTGTTGCAGCGCATGGTCGCGCAGCAGGTCGATCTGGAACCGGGGGAGCTCGTCTGGATGGGCGGAGACACGCATCTCTATCTCAACCACACCGATCTGATCGAGGAGCAGCTTGCCCGGGAACCGCAAGGCCACCCGCGGCTTGAGATCAAGCGGCGTCCGCCCTCGATCTTCGACTATCGCATTGAGGATTTCGAGGTTCACGGGTACACGCCGCACGGGGCGCTCAAGGCTCCGGTGGCGGTGTAG